In the Candidatus Electrothrix rattekaaiensis genome, one interval contains:
- a CDS encoding YgiQ family radical SAM protein — protein MQQQHRTGQTFLPTTRNEMHQLGWDRPDIILVSGDAYIDSPFIGTAVIGRVLADAGFRVGIIAQPDVQGNDISRLGEPRLFWGVSGGCVDSMVANRTASGRRRKKDDYTPGGENTRRPDRAVLIYANLIRSKFKNTCPLVLGGIEASLRRIAHYDYWSNSVRRSILLDAKADFLLYGMAERAVVELAIALRDGTDPRTIRGLCYPASEQPTEYLKLPAFEEVSGTGIQAKKAFTRMFRRFYENNDPLTAEGLAQLHGTRWLIQNPPQPHLSPAELDHIHSLEYQLDLHPFHQEQGDVRALETIRFSLATHRGCYGECNFCAIAVHQGRTLVQRSRKSIISEAKRLLTHPSFKGRIHDVGGPTANMYGVECRKKLNKGCCPDKRCLFPQKCKALQVDHGQQLGLLEELRQLKGVKQVVVSSGIRYDLILADKKNGLTYLRQVVRHHVSGQMKVAPEHCQDNVLACMGKPGRESLLRFRDLFNKMSAQEGLKQFLTYYIIAAHPGCRQQDMQALKHFAQRELKVLPRQVQIFTPTPSTWSTLMYWTGENPFTGQPCFVEKDNQAREQQKAVLTGPVLGNRKGQGQNRTFAPKNGQKAGAVPRKKGKFTPRKRKG, from the coding sequence ATGCAACAGCAGCACAGGACAGGACAGACCTTTCTCCCGACCACACGAAATGAGATGCACCAACTCGGCTGGGACCGCCCGGACATCATCCTGGTCAGCGGCGACGCCTATATCGACTCTCCTTTTATCGGCACCGCCGTGATCGGTCGGGTGCTGGCCGATGCCGGATTCCGGGTCGGGATCATTGCCCAGCCCGACGTGCAGGGTAATGACATCAGCCGCCTCGGTGAACCCCGGCTCTTCTGGGGCGTGAGCGGCGGCTGTGTGGACTCAATGGTGGCCAACCGCACGGCATCCGGGCGCAGGCGCAAAAAGGACGACTACACCCCTGGCGGGGAAAATACCCGCAGACCGGATCGGGCCGTGTTGATCTACGCCAACCTGATCCGCAGCAAATTCAAAAACACCTGCCCCCTTGTCCTGGGCGGCATTGAGGCCAGTCTCCGCCGCATTGCCCATTATGATTACTGGTCCAACAGCGTGCGCCGCTCCATCCTCCTGGATGCCAAGGCGGATTTTCTCCTGTACGGTATGGCCGAGCGGGCCGTGGTTGAGCTGGCTATTGCCCTCAGAGACGGCACTGACCCGCGTACCATTCGCGGCCTCTGTTATCCTGCCTCGGAGCAACCAACAGAATACCTGAAACTGCCCGCCTTTGAAGAGGTCTCCGGCACCGGTATCCAGGCCAAGAAGGCCTTCACCCGGATGTTCCGCCGCTTTTACGAGAATAACGACCCCCTCACCGCTGAGGGCTTGGCCCAGCTCCACGGCACCCGCTGGCTGATCCAGAATCCGCCCCAGCCCCATCTCTCCCCGGCAGAACTGGATCATATCCACAGCCTGGAGTACCAGCTGGATCTCCACCCTTTTCATCAAGAGCAGGGGGATGTGCGGGCCTTGGAGACCATCCGTTTCTCCCTGGCCACCCATCGCGGCTGCTACGGCGAATGTAATTTCTGTGCCATTGCTGTCCACCAGGGGCGCACCCTTGTTCAGCGGAGCAGGAAATCCATTATCAGCGAGGCCAAACGCCTGCTTACCCATCCGTCCTTTAAGGGCAGGATTCACGACGTGGGCGGCCCCACCGCCAATATGTACGGGGTGGAATGCCGCAAGAAGCTCAATAAGGGCTGCTGCCCGGACAAACGCTGTCTTTTCCCGCAGAAGTGTAAGGCCCTGCAAGTAGATCACGGCCAACAACTCGGCCTGCTGGAGGAGTTGCGCCAACTCAAGGGGGTGAAGCAGGTGGTGGTGTCCTCCGGCATCCGCTACGACCTGATCCTGGCCGATAAAAAGAACGGGCTGACCTACCTGCGCCAGGTGGTGCGCCATCATGTTTCCGGCCAGATGAAGGTCGCGCCGGAGCATTGTCAGGATAATGTGCTGGCCTGTATGGGCAAGCCGGGCCGGGAAAGCCTGCTTCGCTTTCGCGATCTTTTTAATAAAATGAGTGCGCAGGAAGGACTCAAGCAGTTCCTGACCTATTACATCATTGCGGCTCATCCCGGCTGCCGTCAGCAGGATATGCAGGCCCTGAAGCATTTCGCCCAAAGGGAGCTGAAGGTTCTGCCCAGGCAGGTGCAGATCTTCACGCCAACCCCCTCAACTTGGTCCACCTTGATGTACTGGACCGGCGAGAATCCCTTTACCGGCCAGCCTTGTTTTGTGGAAAAAGACAATCAGGCTCGGGAGCAGCAAAAGGCCGTACTGACCGGGCCGGTGTTGGGTAACCGCAAGGGACAGGGGCAGAATCGTACCTTTGCTCCAAAGAATGGGCAAAAGGCAGGGGCAGTACCAAGAAAAAAGGGTAAGTTCACTCCCCGGAAGCGGAAGGGCTGA
- a CDS encoding glutamate-5-semialdehyde dehydrogenase: MDNKEIDQLVTGMAEKGRVAARKLAALSTSVKNDILLATAEQLKAEREFIRTENEKDLAAGREKGLSPAMLDRLELSDKVIASMIQGLEEIAALPDPVGEVDDMKRRPSGITVGRMRVPLGVVGMIYESRPNVTIDAAALCLKAGNGVLLRGGSEAIHSNLALAGLLQKVLEAHAVPKEAVQVIPVTDRYGVNAMLAQEAFVDVIIPRGGEGLIRFVTENSSIPVLKHYKGVCHLYIDESGDIATGVRIAMNGKTQRPGVCNALEGMLVHKAIADRFLPAAAKELIAAGVELLGCEQSCALVPEIKPAADADWGTEFLDLKMVVKVVEDMDAAMAYIAQHGSQHTEVIVTESYANSQRFLREVDASAVMINASTRFNDGGQFGLGAEIGISTTKLHAYGPMGLEELTTKKFIVYGQGEVRQ; the protein is encoded by the coding sequence ATGGATAATAAGGAAATAGATCAACTCGTCACCGGTATGGCGGAAAAAGGACGGGTAGCAGCCCGCAAGCTGGCAGCCCTGTCCACCTCGGTTAAGAACGATATCCTGCTGGCCACGGCAGAACAGCTCAAGGCTGAGCGGGAGTTCATCCGCACGGAAAATGAGAAAGACTTGGCTGCCGGGCGAGAGAAAGGACTGTCTCCGGCCATGCTGGATCGCCTGGAACTCAGTGACAAGGTCATTGCCTCCATGATTCAGGGTCTGGAAGAGATCGCGGCCCTGCCTGATCCGGTGGGTGAGGTGGATGATATGAAGCGTCGCCCCAGCGGAATTACGGTCGGGCGGATGCGGGTGCCTCTGGGTGTTGTGGGCATGATCTATGAATCCCGGCCCAATGTAACTATTGATGCGGCGGCCCTTTGCCTGAAAGCGGGTAACGGGGTTTTGCTCCGGGGCGGGTCCGAGGCTATCCATTCCAACCTAGCCCTGGCTGGCTTGCTGCAAAAGGTGCTGGAAGCCCATGCCGTGCCCAAGGAGGCGGTGCAGGTTATCCCGGTGACGGATCGCTACGGGGTCAATGCCATGCTGGCTCAGGAGGCCTTTGTCGACGTGATCATCCCCAGGGGCGGTGAAGGGCTGATCCGTTTTGTCACGGAGAACTCCAGCATTCCGGTGCTCAAGCATTATAAGGGGGTCTGTCATCTCTATATTGATGAGAGCGGCGACATTGCTACCGGTGTTCGTATCGCCATGAACGGCAAGACCCAACGGCCCGGCGTCTGCAATGCCTTAGAAGGAATGTTGGTGCATAAGGCCATTGCTGATCGCTTCCTGCCAGCAGCGGCCAAGGAGCTGATTGCCGCCGGAGTTGAGTTGCTGGGTTGCGAACAGAGCTGCGCTTTAGTGCCTGAGATCAAGCCTGCTGCGGATGCAGATTGGGGCACAGAGTTTCTGGACCTGAAAATGGTGGTCAAGGTGGTCGAGGATATGGATGCTGCTATGGCCTATATTGCGCAACACGGTTCCCAGCATACCGAGGTCATTGTGACCGAGTCCTATGCCAACAGTCAACGCTTTCTCCGGGAGGTAGATGCCTCGGCAGTGATGATCAACGCCTCCACCCGCTTTAACGATGGCGGCCAGTTCGGCCTTGGCGCGGAGATCGGCATCTCCACCACCAAACTTCATGCCTACGGCCCTATGGGGCTGGAAGAGTTGACCACGAAGAAATTCATAGTCTACGGCCAAGGAGAGGTTCGGCAATAA
- the nadD gene encoding nicotinate (nicotinamide) nucleotide adenylyltransferase, which produces MGHTDTDGATRNARIARIGLFGGTFDPVHKGHLAIARQASEEARLDQVLFIPAADPPHKKTPGASYRHRVAMLETAFNRAPVDRALVDQERFAISLLEAELPFPSYTVDTLVELKKRLLYPRCYFIIGADSLLDLHRWYQYQRLLRLTHFIVLSRPGISLAAMQSAVQRLPGSFLPDTSSGQQKRWRSSNGAEILLLVNRLKKDISSTMIRAELRQGRVPESMDSLESRVREYIAREGLYEAEYATLSR; this is translated from the coding sequence GTGGGGCATACGGATACGGACGGCGCAACAAGGAACGCAAGGATCGCAAGGATAGGTCTGTTCGGGGGCACCTTTGATCCGGTGCATAAGGGGCATCTGGCTATTGCCCGCCAAGCCTCTGAGGAGGCCCGGCTGGATCAGGTGCTCTTTATTCCAGCGGCTGATCCCCCCCATAAAAAAACACCCGGTGCCTCGTATCGGCATCGGGTAGCCATGCTGGAAACTGCCTTTAACAGAGCGCCTGTTGACAGAGCACTTGTTGACCAAGAACGCTTTGCCATCTCTCTGTTGGAAGCAGAACTCCCTTTTCCCTCCTATACCGTTGACACCCTGGTTGAGCTGAAAAAACGACTCCTCTATCCGAGATGTTATTTCATTATCGGTGCTGATTCCCTGCTGGATTTGCACCGCTGGTACCAATATCAGAGACTGCTCAGGCTGACCCATTTCATTGTTCTTTCTCGCCCTGGGATTTCGCTTGCTGCCATGCAGAGTGCTGTCCAACGCCTGCCCGGTTCCTTTCTTCCTGATACGTCATCTGGTCAACAAAAACGCTGGCGCAGCTCTAACGGGGCTGAAATCCTTTTGCTGGTCAACCGGCTGAAAAAGGATATTTCCTCCACCATGATTCGGGCGGAGCTGCGGCAGGGCAGGGTGCCTGAAAGTATGGATAGCCTAGAAAGCCGAGTGCGGGAATATATTGCGCGGGAGGGGCTGTATGAGGCGGAATATGCTACTTTGTCCCGATAG
- a CDS encoding glycosyltransferase family 2 protein: MNNKDSVSAAAPLLSVVVPCYNEVDNVEELIRRLAETLQGICWEVIFVDDDSPDKTSQKVGDIAFQDPRVRLIHRIGRRGLTSACVEGMLSSSAPYLAVLDADLQHDETLLPDMLTALRSQQLDIVVGSRYADGGGIGGWDAKRAAYSRFATRISRYFTQTELSDPMSGFFMIRREALMQRVRRLSGVGFKILLDLFASSSTPMRFQELPYTFKERHAGESKLDNRALLEFGMLLLDKWIGHLVPVRFVAFTLVGGIGLLVHFLVLLLVFRITGSSFMLGQTVATLVAMTTNYLLNNFFTYNDVQLKGWKLLTGWFSFILVCGIGAGANVGIASLLFQQQTNWMLSALAGIGVSSVWNYAVTAVYTWRSPSIGTK; encoded by the coding sequence ATGAACAACAAAGATTCCGTTTCCGCCGCTGCTCCGTTGCTCTCTGTCGTGGTTCCCTGCTATAATGAAGTTGACAATGTGGAGGAACTCATCCGCCGCCTTGCCGAGACGCTTCAGGGTATTTGCTGGGAGGTCATTTTTGTAGATGATGACTCGCCGGACAAAACAAGTCAAAAGGTCGGCGATATAGCCTTTCAAGACCCAAGGGTCCGCCTCATTCACCGCATTGGACGGCGTGGGCTCACTTCTGCCTGCGTAGAAGGAATGCTTTCTTCCTCTGCGCCCTATCTTGCTGTATTGGATGCTGATCTCCAGCATGATGAAACCTTGCTTCCTGACATGCTCACCGCTTTGCGCAGTCAGCAGCTTGACATTGTGGTGGGTAGCCGCTACGCAGACGGTGGTGGCATTGGTGGCTGGGATGCAAAAAGAGCAGCCTACAGTCGTTTTGCTACCCGTATCAGCCGTTATTTTACCCAAACAGAGCTGAGCGATCCCATGAGCGGATTTTTCATGATCCGGCGGGAGGCTCTGATGCAACGGGTACGCAGGTTGTCCGGTGTGGGTTTTAAAATCCTGCTGGATCTCTTTGCCTCATCCTCAACGCCCATGCGTTTCCAGGAGCTGCCTTATACCTTTAAAGAACGCCACGCAGGGGAGAGTAAGCTAGACAATCGGGCTCTGCTTGAGTTCGGGATGTTGCTGCTCGACAAATGGATAGGCCATCTGGTTCCGGTTCGTTTTGTCGCCTTTACTCTCGTAGGAGGAATTGGCCTATTGGTTCATTTCTTGGTGCTTCTGCTGGTGTTCCGCATAACTGGCTCCTCCTTTATGCTTGGACAGACCGTAGCCACCTTAGTGGCCATGACCACCAATTATCTCCTGAATAATTTTTTTACCTATAACGATGTCCAGCTCAAGGGCTGGAAGCTGCTCACTGGCTGGTTTTCTTTCATCCTCGTTTGCGGGATTGGGGCGGGAGCAAATGTCGGCATTGCCTCATTGCTCTTTCAACAACAGACCAACTGGATGCTCTCCGCTTTAGCAGGGATAGGCGTCAGTTCGGTCTGGAATTATGCGGTCACAGCCGTGTACACCTGGAGATCCCCATCTATCGGGACAAAGTAG